One window from the genome of Glycine soja cultivar W05 chromosome 12, ASM419377v2, whole genome shotgun sequence encodes:
- the LOC114378531 gene encoding uncharacterized protein LOC114378531: MGNICASTQYASKGGNHSWQSTVNIVHIDGKLQQLKEPIKAWQVLSENPNCYICCSESMYVGSPMPPLAPSEELQLGLIYFLVPIPKSRIPLSLQDLGALAIKVNAALAAATPNYSYPILKPNSQKKFRTHPTLSNVSLVYSH; this comes from the coding sequence ATGGGAAACATTTGTGCATCAACTCAATACGCAAGCAAAGGTGGAAACCATAGTTGGCAATCCACGGTGAACATAGTTCACATAGATGGAAAGTTGCAACAATTGAAGGAGCCTATTAAGGCATGGCAAGTGTTGTCTGAGAACCCAAACTGCTACATATGCTGCTCAGAATCCATGTATGTTGGGTCACCAATGCCTCCTTTGGCTCCAAGTGAAGAGCTTCAATTGGGTCTCATATACTTCCTTGTTCCAATTCCCAAATCACGAATCCCACTTTCTCTGCAGGACTTGGGAGCACTAGCCATCAAGGTTAATGCAGCTCTTGCTGCTGCAACACCTAATTATAGCTACCCTATCTTAAAACCCAATTCACAAAAAAAGTTCCGTACGCACCCTACTCTTTCTAACGTTTCTCTGGTGTATTCCCATTAG